The proteins below come from a single Caenibius sp. WL genomic window:
- a CDS encoding inorganic phosphate transporter, which translates to MDHSLALPLLIGLIALALAFDFLNGLHDAANAIATVVATKLLSPVMAVLFAAFGNFAAYWLVGLHVAETVGKGIVDKDVITPAVVFGALVGAMFWNVLTWIKGIPSSSSHALIGGLLGAGIVHAGPGAVEAAGTIKTIAAIFVSPILGFALAMLLMLITSWLFKGIQPRQANGTFKVLHLFSSAAYSISHGANDAQKTMGIITVLLYSTGHLGGEFHVPEWVVLSCYLAIALGTMSGGWKIIKTMGSKLTKLNHHSGFCASTAGSFVVFGASALGIPISTTHAITGSVVGTGAARRASAVRWSVASRVIVAWFITIPASAAVGALFYLATRLF; encoded by the coding sequence ATGGATCACAGCCTCGCCCTCCCCTTGCTGATCGGGCTGATCGCGCTCGCGCTCGCATTCGATTTCCTCAACGGGCTGCACGATGCGGCCAATGCGATCGCCACCGTGGTCGCCACCAAGCTGCTTTCGCCGGTCATGGCCGTGCTGTTCGCCGCGTTCGGCAATTTCGCCGCTTACTGGCTGGTCGGGCTGCATGTCGCCGAAACCGTGGGCAAGGGGATCGTCGACAAGGACGTTATCACCCCGGCGGTGGTGTTCGGCGCGCTGGTCGGGGCGATGTTCTGGAACGTGCTGACCTGGATCAAGGGTATCCCTTCCTCCTCCAGCCACGCGCTGATCGGCGGATTGCTCGGGGCCGGGATCGTCCATGCCGGGCCGGGCGCGGTCGAAGCGGCGGGCACGATCAAGACCATCGCGGCGATTTTCGTTTCGCCAATCCTCGGCTTCGCGCTTGCCATGCTGCTGATGCTGATCACGTCCTGGCTGTTCAAAGGCATCCAGCCGCGGCAGGCAAACGGCACGTTCAAAGTGCTGCACCTGTTCTCCTCCGCCGCCTATTCGATCAGCCACGGGGCCAACGATGCCCAGAAGACGATGGGGATCATTACTGTCCTGCTCTATTCCACCGGGCATCTCGGCGGGGAATTCCACGTGCCGGAATGGGTGGTGCTGTCGTGCTATCTCGCCATTGCGCTGGGCACCATGTCGGGCGGGTGGAAAATCATCAAGACGATGGGCAGCAAGCTGACCAAGCTCAACCACCATTCGGGCTTCTGCGCCTCCACCGCCGGATCGTTCGTGGTGTTCGGCGCCAGCGCGCTGGGCATCCCGATTTCCACCACGCACGCCATCACCGGCAGCGTGGTCGGCACCGGCGCCGCCCGCCGGGCCAGCGCGGTGCGGTGGAGCGTGGCCAGCCGCGTGATCGTGGCCTGGTTCATCACCATTCCCGCCAGCGCCGCCGTGGGCGCGCTGTTCTACCTCGCCACCCGCCTGTTCTGA
- a CDS encoding acyclic terpene utilization AtuA family protein — translation MTGSSTDKIVRIAGASGALNDSLIAVPQLLAVPGLHYLAFDYLGEGAMGLMRRLKEADPRSGFLADFVDLHIGPYLAELKSRGIKVVSNAGGMNPEGLAELIRQRGREANLDIRVGVVTGDDIDAMVPGLRAAGTREMFNDIPFPEGKIGSINAYLGAFPIAAALDAGADVVITGRVVDSALILGPLIHEFGWKEDDYDLLAAGSAAGHLLECGTQATGGTFTDWQDVPDWANIGFPVGECRADGSCVITKPEGTGGLVSVGTVAEQLLYEVSDPQAYFLPDVVCDFSQVKLEQVGENRVRMTGVKGYPPTDQYKVCITYDSGWRSIALIPIVGIDAPAKARRTAEELLKRTSAMLRDRNWPEWSRTHVEVIGTEASFADSARPLNPREVLLKIIVDHDDPAAAALFSREQSTAIMNMAVGTSIAPIIAAPRAIPLTEMFLFLMDKQQVPAQVTLDGRDIGFADRFIAGYDPAMAAPLPAPPSAEAPTDAAVEVRLIDLAWARSGDKGRLFNVGVIARRPEYLPYIRASLTPQAVAEWYRHQFDNPADRRVDAYEAPGFHALNFVVHDAQGGGINMSPRFDPAAKSMGQVLLEMPVKVPAAIAAGLRR, via the coding sequence ATGACAGGCAGCAGCACAGACAAGATCGTACGCATCGCCGGGGCATCGGGCGCGTTGAATGACAGCCTGATCGCGGTGCCGCAACTGCTGGCCGTGCCCGGTCTCCACTATCTCGCGTTCGATTATCTGGGCGAAGGGGCCATGGGGCTGATGCGGCGGCTGAAAGAGGCCGATCCGCGTTCCGGCTTCCTCGCCGATTTCGTCGACCTGCATATCGGCCCCTATCTCGCCGAACTGAAAAGCCGGGGGATCAAGGTCGTGTCCAACGCGGGGGGGATGAATCCCGAAGGGCTGGCCGAACTGATCCGCCAGCGCGGGCGCGAAGCCAATCTGGATATCAGGGTCGGCGTGGTCACGGGCGACGATATCGATGCCATGGTGCCCGGTCTGCGCGCGGCGGGCACGCGCGAGATGTTCAACGACATCCCCTTCCCCGAAGGCAAGATCGGCAGCATCAACGCCTATCTCGGCGCGTTCCCCATCGCCGCCGCGCTCGACGCCGGGGCGGATGTGGTGATTACCGGCCGCGTGGTCGACAGCGCGCTGATCCTGGGCCCGCTGATCCACGAATTCGGCTGGAAGGAAGACGATTACGATCTGCTGGCGGCAGGCTCCGCCGCGGGGCACCTGCTCGAATGCGGAACGCAGGCGACCGGCGGCACGTTCACCGACTGGCAGGACGTGCCCGACTGGGCCAATATCGGTTTCCCCGTGGGCGAATGCCGCGCGGACGGAAGCTGTGTCATCACCAAGCCGGAAGGCACCGGCGGGCTTGTCTCCGTGGGCACGGTGGCGGAACAGTTGCTTTACGAAGTTAGCGATCCGCAAGCCTATTTCCTGCCCGACGTGGTGTGCGATTTCAGCCAGGTAAAGCTGGAGCAGGTGGGCGAAAACCGCGTGCGGATGACCGGGGTCAAAGGCTATCCGCCGACCGACCAGTACAAGGTCTGCATCACATACGATTCCGGCTGGCGCTCCATCGCGCTGATCCCGATCGTGGGCATCGACGCCCCGGCCAAGGCGCGGCGCACGGCGGAGGAACTGCTGAAGCGCACGTCGGCCATGCTGCGGGATCGCAACTGGCCCGAATGGTCGCGCACGCATGTCGAAGTGATCGGCACCGAAGCGAGCTTCGCCGACAGCGCCCGCCCCCTGAACCCGCGCGAAGTGCTGCTGAAGATCATCGTCGACCATGACGATCCGGCCGCCGCCGCGCTGTTCAGCCGCGAACAGTCGACCGCGATCATGAACATGGCGGTGGGCACTTCCATCGCCCCGATCATCGCCGCGCCGCGCGCCATCCCGCTGACGGAGATGTTCCTGTTCCTGATGGACAAGCAGCAAGTGCCCGCGCAGGTCACGCTGGACGGGCGCGATATCGGCTTCGCCGACCGCTTCATCGCGGGATACGATCCGGCGATGGCCGCCCCGCTGCCCGCCCCCCCTTCCGCCGAGGCGCCCACGGACGCGGCGGTGGAGGTGCGCCTGATCGATCTTGCCTGGGCGCGCAGCGGCGACAAGGGCCGCCTGTTCAATGTCGGCGTGATCGCGCGCCGGCCGGAATACCTGCCCTATATCCGCGCCAGCCTCACCCCGCAGGCGGTGGCCGAATGGTATCGCCACCAGTTCGACAATCCGGCCGACCGGCGCGTGGATGCCTACGAAGCGCCCGGTTTCCACGCGCTCAATTTCGTGGTGCACGATGCGCAGGGCGGCGGGATCAACATGTCCCCCAGATTCGATCCGGCGGCCAAGTCCATGGGGCAGGTGCTGCTGGAAATGCCGGTGAAAGTGCCCGCGGCGATAGCTGCCGGTCTCAGGCGCTGA
- a CDS encoding helix-turn-helix transcriptional regulator codes for MTESVSLTGNRTAAAEKWRRSELAMFLRSRRARLSPAEHGLAETRRRRTSGLRREEMAMLLDVSVSWYTKLEQGLAVSASPRLLGRIADVLLLSPVEREQLLRLALEDPGSQVAGLAIPGDAAGVMASVQAIIDAMHYAPAFLLTARADYIACNRAARAFFGDFESFPGQGNQLIALFLDDAVRRVLPNWRESARIQVAMFRTGFARAMHDPRWQDLVATLLEKSQEFRALWEDYELPSGTSRDLDYHLPNGEQGHFRHFTFFADLDGQFRVEVFNPIGEATLQWMIGCVDGYRG; via the coding sequence ATGACTGAGAGTGTCAGCCTGACCGGAAACCGCACCGCCGCAGCGGAAAAATGGCGGCGCAGCGAACTGGCGATGTTCCTGCGCTCCCGCCGCGCGCGCCTCTCGCCCGCGGAGCATGGACTGGCGGAAACCCGCCGTCGCCGGACCAGCGGCCTCAGGCGGGAGGAAATGGCGATGCTGCTCGATGTGTCGGTTTCCTGGTACACCAAGCTGGAACAGGGGCTGGCGGTGTCCGCTTCGCCCCGCCTGCTGGGCCGGATCGCCGATGTCCTGCTGCTGTCGCCGGTGGAGCGCGAACAGCTCCTGCGGCTGGCGCTGGAAGACCCGGGCAGCCAGGTTGCCGGCCTTGCCATTCCGGGCGATGCCGCCGGGGTGATGGCCTCGGTGCAGGCCATCATCGATGCGATGCACTATGCCCCGGCGTTCCTGCTCACCGCACGGGCGGACTATATCGCCTGCAACCGCGCCGCGCGTGCGTTCTTCGGCGATTTCGAAAGCTTTCCGGGGCAGGGCAACCAGTTGATCGCGCTGTTCCTCGACGATGCGGTGCGCCGCGTCCTGCCCAACTGGCGCGAATCCGCCCGTATCCAGGTGGCGATGTTCCGCACCGGCTTTGCCCGCGCCATGCACGATCCCCGGTGGCAGGATCTGGTGGCCACGCTGCTGGAAAAAAGCCAGGAATTCCGCGCGCTGTGGGAAGATTACGAGCTGCCTTCGGGCACTTCGCGCGATCTCGATTACCATCTGCCCAACGGCGAACAGGGCCATTTCCGCCATTTCACCTTTTTCGCCGACCTCGACGGGCAGTTCCGGGTGGAAGTGTTCAACCCGATCGGCGAGGCCACGCTGCAATGGATGATCGGCTGCGTCGACGGTTATCGCGGCTAG
- a CDS encoding DUF47 family protein gives MRQIAVLPYRADSAAVDAPIRVLLITSRGRGRWVIPKGGQIAGLSPHASAAREAEEEAGVLGAACPTPIGTYRFRKRRKSGASVLTDVQVFPFAVTEELESWEEQHERERRWFTLAEAAEAVEEDDLRALIRSFGPREFRRAALGIKMIETVAEKTGVNAMFAWFQRLIPQQGNFFELFEQQSVTLVAGADALARLLQGGPGKADHVREIEEREHDADNITREVLQAVRRTFLTPFDRGAITSLIATMDDAIDEMHMTAGAADLYDITEFEPEMRDMAAIIVDAARLTAEAMPLLRKIADNGVRLHELTERLVRMEGHADAIHAAGLKRIFREVGSRDPLQFMARQEMFKRLERVVDRFEDLANEIDGLVIDHS, from the coding sequence ATGCGGCAGATTGCTGTGCTTCCCTATCGTGCGGATTCCGCGGCTGTAGACGCGCCAATTCGCGTTCTGCTCATCACATCGCGCGGCCGAGGCCGCTGGGTGATTCCCAAAGGTGGGCAGATCGCCGGGCTTTCGCCGCACGCCAGCGCCGCCCGCGAAGCCGAAGAGGAAGCCGGGGTTCTGGGCGCCGCCTGCCCCACGCCGATCGGCACCTACCGTTTCCGCAAACGCCGCAAATCCGGCGCTTCGGTGCTGACCGACGTACAGGTGTTCCCGTTTGCCGTGACCGAGGAACTCGAAAGCTGGGAAGAGCAGCACGAGCGCGAAAGGCGCTGGTTCACGCTCGCCGAAGCGGCCGAAGCGGTTGAAGAAGACGATCTGCGCGCTCTCATCCGCAGCTTTGGCCCGCGCGAATTCCGCCGCGCGGCGCTGGGCATCAAAATGATCGAGACAGTGGCGGAAAAGACAGGGGTTAATGCCATGTTTGCTTGGTTCCAGCGGCTTATCCCGCAACAGGGGAACTTCTTCGAACTGTTCGAGCAGCAGTCCGTCACGCTTGTCGCCGGCGCCGATGCGCTGGCCCGCCTGTTGCAGGGCGGCCCCGGCAAGGCCGATCACGTCCGCGAAATCGAAGAACGCGAACACGATGCCGACAATATCACCCGCGAAGTGCTGCAGGCGGTACGCCGCACCTTCCTCACCCCGTTCGATCGGGGCGCGATCACCAGCCTGATCGCCACGATGGACGATGCGATCGATGAAATGCACATGACCGCGGGCGCCGCCGATCTCTACGACATCACCGAATTCGAACCGGAAATGCGCGATATGGCAGCGATCATCGTCGATGCCGCGCGGCTGACTGCCGAAGCCATGCCGCTGCTGCGCAAGATCGCCGACAACGGCGTGCGCCTGCACGAACTGACCGAACGGCTAGTGCGCATGGAAGGCCATGCCGACGCCATCCACGCCGCCGGGCTCAAACGCATTTTCCGCGAAGTGGGCAGCCGCGATCCGCTGCAATTCATGGCGCGGCAGGAAATGTTCAAGCGCCTCGAACGCGTCGTCGACCGTTTCGAAGACCTGGCCAACGAGATCGACGGTCTCGTGATCGATCACTCCTGA
- a CDS encoding Coq4 family protein: MQDNDTPYLMRGIKPVETASSTLVSSSPYLNNPRLREWIATAYLRRSAKDRPTSADAYELHLILRDILDLDRIEALFTAQRKKSPELDRWFSEGFSSTFTVDELLACPEGSLGHIFGRYLADNAFQIDIVPRFEPKTQFEYYALRSGQTHDLEHIVTGGNFDILGELVPYYARLTNVPRFLDAELAGLVNANQLLGAHRLVTRTGLHYPQSFLCAMEAAQAGMQVGLQSGPIFMAKYEDVFHLPVPEARAALGIKGAVNVDTAAASLQWDEYA; the protein is encoded by the coding sequence ATGCAGGACAACGACACGCCCTATCTGATGCGGGGCATCAAGCCGGTGGAAACCGCCAGCAGCACGCTGGTCAGTTCCTCCCCCTATCTCAACAATCCGCGCCTGCGCGAATGGATCGCCACCGCCTATCTGCGCCGCAGCGCGAAGGACCGGCCGACGTCCGCCGATGCCTACGAACTGCACCTGATCCTGCGCGACATCCTCGATCTCGACCGGATCGAGGCGCTGTTCACCGCGCAGCGGAAGAAATCGCCGGAGCTGGACCGGTGGTTTTCGGAAGGCTTTTCCTCCACGTTCACGGTCGATGAGCTGCTGGCCTGTCCCGAAGGGTCGCTGGGCCATATCTTCGGCCGCTATCTGGCGGACAACGCCTTCCAGATCGATATCGTGCCCCGGTTCGAACCGAAAACGCAGTTCGAATACTATGCGCTGCGCAGCGGGCAGACGCACGATCTCGAACACATCGTCACCGGTGGGAATTTCGACATTCTGGGCGAACTGGTGCCCTATTATGCGCGGCTGACCAACGTGCCGCGCTTCCTCGATGCGGAACTGGCCGGGCTGGTCAACGCCAATCAGTTGCTCGGCGCGCACCGCCTCGTCACCCGCACGGGCCTGCACTATCCGCAATCGTTCCTCTGCGCGATGGAAGCGGCGCAGGCCGGGATGCAGGTCGGCCTGCAATCGGGCCCGATCTTCATGGCGAAATACGAAGACGTGTTCCATCTGCCCGTGCCTGAAGCGCGCGCGGCGCTGGGCATCAAGGGTGCGGTGAACGTCGATACCGCCGCCGCCTCGCTCCAGTGGGACGAATACGCCTGA
- a CDS encoding TonB-dependent receptor, whose translation MKTTCFVPLIALAAAAPAYAESADDLSFESRADIIVTASRAVSEPREIGSAISVITRETLDRNQITFVKDALIDTPGVLVSTDRPGNYASVNIRGSNNDEVLWLVDGIPLGDPSAASTEFRADHLIAADIAQIEVLRGNQSSLYGSDAIGGVINIITQRAIEEGIAVNAEAEAGSHGTLNGGASLLGKSGPVDFRLTATGYRHDGPSLTDPRTATRPASEKDAYRRYGFSGRMGVEASPNLRFQMNGFWADTFSDLDNTGSDSLNTVRKREYAVSGQGLYASSDDRLTVRLTGSRYVARRLYFGSAYRPEGDLYRGTKDTLALDARYDTGGLISLAAGGALEREKSDQATFHSGDFNARISTRSAYGELALRPAAGLTLTGAARIDDNSRFGTFDTYRGTVAYAAGPVKFRASYGTGAKAPGLYQLFDPTYGNPHLKAEKSRGGDIGADIALSDTFSASASYFFLRKTNEIEWNASIGRSGGYRQWGRTRAHGVELGLTARPLAWLTVSQSFTYTDHEAYSDAAARYRDSGRPEYAGTTAITVLPAAGAEFTARVRYRDGDASTRLATRAYAVVDLLGSYRINGNVELFGRVTNLFDKWYQMYAHTNTLGRSAYGGVRVSF comes from the coding sequence ATGAAGACCACCTGTTTCGTACCCTTGATCGCACTGGCCGCGGCGGCCCCGGCCTATGCCGAAAGCGCGGACGATCTCTCTTTCGAAAGCCGCGCCGACATCATCGTCACCGCTTCGCGCGCGGTCAGCGAACCGCGCGAGATCGGCAGCGCGATTTCCGTCATCACGCGCGAAACGCTCGACCGCAACCAGATCACGTTCGTCAAGGATGCGCTGATCGATACGCCGGGCGTGCTGGTCAGCACCGACCGGCCCGGCAATTACGCCTCTGTCAACATTCGCGGATCGAACAACGACGAAGTGCTGTGGCTGGTCGATGGCATTCCGCTGGGCGATCCCAGCGCGGCCAGCACCGAATTCCGCGCCGATCACCTGATCGCCGCCGATATCGCGCAGATCGAGGTGCTGCGCGGCAATCAGAGTTCGCTTTACGGCTCCGACGCGATCGGCGGGGTCATCAACATCATCACCCAGCGCGCCATCGAAGAAGGGATCGCGGTCAACGCCGAAGCGGAAGCCGGATCGCACGGCACGCTGAACGGCGGCGCATCGCTGCTGGGCAAAAGCGGCCCGGTCGATTTCCGGCTCACCGCCACCGGCTATCGCCACGATGGCCCCTCGCTCACCGATCCACGCACCGCCACCAGGCCCGCGAGCGAGAAGGACGCATACCGGCGCTACGGCTTTTCCGGCCGCATGGGCGTGGAAGCATCCCCCAATCTGCGCTTCCAGATGAACGGGTTCTGGGCGGACACGTTCTCCGATCTCGACAACACCGGCTCGGATTCGCTCAACACTGTCAGGAAGCGCGAATATGCCGTTTCCGGGCAGGGCCTCTACGCCAGTTCGGACGACAGGCTGACCGTCAGGCTGACCGGCAGCCGCTACGTCGCGCGGCGGCTCTATTTCGGCAGCGCCTACCGGCCCGAAGGCGATCTCTATCGCGGAACCAAGGACACGCTCGCACTTGATGCCAGATACGACACCGGCGGGCTTATCAGCCTCGCCGCGGGCGGCGCGCTGGAACGGGAAAAGAGCGATCAGGCCACGTTCCATTCGGGCGATTTCAACGCCCGGATCAGCACCCGTTCGGCCTATGGCGAACTGGCGCTGCGCCCGGCGGCAGGGCTGACGCTGACCGGCGCGGCGCGGATCGACGACAACAGCCGCTTCGGCACGTTCGACACCTATCGCGGCACCGTGGCCTATGCCGCCGGTCCGGTGAAATTCCGCGCCAGCTACGGCACCGGGGCGAAAGCGCCGGGTCTCTATCAATTGTTCGACCCGACATACGGCAATCCCCATCTCAAGGCGGAAAAGAGCCGGGGCGGCGATATCGGCGCCGATATCGCGCTAAGCGACACGTTCAGCGCGTCGGCCAGCTATTTCTTCCTCAGGAAGACCAACGAAATCGAGTGGAACGCCAGCATCGGCCGATCCGGCGGCTATCGCCAGTGGGGCCGCACCCGCGCGCACGGGGTGGAACTGGGCCTGACCGCGCGCCCTCTGGCCTGGCTGACGGTCAGCCAGAGCTTCACCTACACCGATCACGAAGCCTACAGCGATGCGGCGGCGCGATACCGGGACAGCGGCCGCCCCGAATATGCGGGCACCACGGCCATCACCGTCCTCCCCGCCGCAGGGGCGGAATTCACCGCCCGCGTCCGCTATCGCGATGGCGACGCTTCGACCCGGCTCGCCACCCGGGCCTATGCCGTGGTCGATCTGCTCGGCTCCTACCGGATCAACGGGAATGTCGAGCTGTTCGGCCGGGTGACCAACCTTTTCGACAAGTGGTACCAGATGTACGCGCACACCAACACGCTCGGCCGCAGCGCCTATGGCGGTGTCCGCGTCAGCTTCTGA
- a CDS encoding TonB-dependent receptor, with product MKTTATKRLLLASSATILAALGNMPAYAQDSTAPTSSDTQPEPDLNEIVVTGTRIILPNYTSPSPVVAVTADTIQKSGETNITQYLTRIPALIGSGTRGMLSGASADAFIGSTGLNLLDLRNLGVDRTLVLINGRRHVSALPGTASVDINTIPTDLIDRVDVVTGGESAIYGADGVTGVVNFIMKRDFEGLKARARYGLSQKGDADELNLSLTAGKNFADGRGNIAVAYEYSKENRLKACDRKYLCGKNRVTFNRNPNDLDDDPNLPDYVPLRDVRFFDSARGGGIDLDFDGMPDLNANGSAFDPGTFVPPYYQQGGSGTPTADYVGDLIPATERHVVNALFSYEFSPSARLYAEGKYANIRSRSLSQPTFDFYNYLSADNPFMPDSVRSQVIPGGAAGAFEMDLPDGVLMNRDNFDLGVRGERLKRETIRTVIGVDGEINSHMRYDLSYTYGQTKVWNRTIGNQYNDRFFNAIDVVKDGAGNPVCRITQEGASYQPYPTFNSSRSPTGALTFSPNECVPLNIFGEGSPSQQAINWISVDTIDRAKLTQHVISGTISGDMGQLFELPAGPVRFAVGGEYRKEKSKSNPDKLVQEGLTFMNQLLPESGKYDVWEVYGELYIPLITDKPWAKELSVGGALRYSDYSTIGSTTTWKVNGLWAVNDAISFRGTYSQAVRAPNIGELFGAASQDFQPLEDPCDVSQLNNGTASRAANCAALLSSLGVANPGGFIDPNSATVTGTSGGNPDVREEKAKTWTAGIVLQPAPRLRMAFDWYDIRLTNAITTADPQELAELCVDQPSLDNQFCNAIVRQQGTGRITSFTRMPRNVARFRSAGLDVSIDYIIPTETMGNFNFRFVGGYLDKLEFIATPGAEVDNDRGEVRKPKYQASLDATWNKGPFTLNYGLTWFDKTQRYELVDRAGDPDIAARKYLDYKAMWKHDIYASYDFEDRFTLFGGVRNFTNEKPAYGSIAYPIDAVGRFFYLGVEAKFDKLF from the coding sequence ATGAAGACGACTGCCACCAAGAGGCTTCTTCTCGCTTCGTCCGCCACCATTCTCGCAGCACTGGGCAATATGCCCGCCTATGCACAAGATTCAACTGCACCGACTTCCTCGGACACCCAACCTGAGCCGGACCTGAACGAGATTGTCGTCACCGGCACGCGCATCATCCTGCCGAACTACACATCGCCCAGCCCGGTCGTGGCCGTGACCGCGGATACGATCCAGAAATCGGGCGAAACCAATATCACCCAGTACCTCACCCGTATTCCGGCTCTGATCGGGTCAGGCACGCGAGGCATGCTGTCGGGCGCCAGTGCCGACGCCTTTATCGGTTCGACCGGGCTCAACCTGCTTGATCTGCGCAATCTCGGCGTTGATCGCACGCTGGTTCTGATTAACGGCCGCCGCCACGTATCCGCGTTGCCGGGCACCGCTTCCGTCGATATCAACACGATCCCGACCGATCTGATCGATCGCGTCGATGTGGTGACCGGCGGGGAATCCGCAATTTACGGCGCGGATGGCGTGACCGGTGTCGTCAACTTCATCATGAAGCGCGATTTCGAAGGCCTTAAGGCCCGTGCCCGTTACGGGCTTTCCCAGAAAGGGGACGCGGACGAACTCAATCTTTCCCTCACCGCAGGCAAGAACTTTGCCGACGGCCGTGGCAACATCGCCGTGGCGTACGAATACAGCAAAGAAAACCGGCTGAAGGCGTGTGATCGCAAATACTTGTGCGGGAAGAACCGTGTCACGTTCAATCGCAATCCCAACGATCTGGACGACGATCCGAACCTACCCGACTACGTGCCTCTCCGCGATGTCCGCTTTTTTGACAGTGCCCGTGGCGGCGGGATCGATCTCGATTTCGATGGCATGCCCGATCTCAATGCCAACGGATCGGCTTTCGACCCTGGCACGTTTGTCCCGCCCTACTATCAACAGGGCGGTTCCGGCACACCGACCGCCGACTATGTCGGCGATCTGATTCCCGCGACCGAAAGGCATGTCGTCAATGCGCTGTTCTCATATGAATTCAGCCCTTCCGCACGCCTCTATGCCGAAGGCAAATATGCCAACATCCGGTCGCGCTCGCTCAGCCAGCCGACTTTCGATTTCTACAATTACCTGAGCGCAGACAACCCATTCATGCCTGATTCCGTCCGATCCCAGGTCATCCCCGGTGGTGCGGCGGGCGCATTCGAAATGGACTTGCCCGATGGCGTCCTGATGAATCGCGACAATTTCGATCTCGGGGTTCGCGGCGAACGGCTGAAGCGCGAAACCATCCGCACGGTCATTGGCGTTGATGGGGAGATCAACTCCCATATGCGCTATGACCTGTCCTACACGTATGGTCAGACCAAGGTGTGGAACCGCACGATCGGCAACCAATACAATGACCGCTTCTTCAATGCGATCGACGTGGTCAAGGATGGCGCCGGCAATCCGGTTTGCCGCATCACGCAGGAAGGGGCATCCTATCAACCCTATCCCACTTTCAACAGCAGCCGCTCTCCGACGGGAGCACTGACTTTCTCGCCCAACGAATGTGTGCCGCTCAATATTTTCGGCGAGGGATCGCCTTCGCAGCAGGCGATCAACTGGATTTCGGTCGATACGATCGATCGCGCGAAACTGACCCAGCACGTTATCAGCGGCACCATCAGCGGCGACATGGGGCAACTGTTCGAATTGCCCGCCGGGCCGGTGCGCTTCGCGGTCGGCGGGGAATATCGCAAGGAAAAGAGTAAGTCGAACCCCGACAAGCTGGTCCAGGAAGGGTTGACCTTCATGAACCAGCTGCTGCCGGAAAGTGGCAAGTACGATGTCTGGGAAGTCTATGGCGAACTGTACATCCCGCTGATCACGGACAAGCCGTGGGCCAAGGAATTGTCCGTCGGCGGTGCCTTGCGCTACTCCGACTATTCAACGATCGGATCGACAACCACCTGGAAAGTCAACGGCCTTTGGGCCGTCAATGACGCAATCAGTTTTCGCGGCACTTACTCGCAAGCCGTGCGCGCGCCGAACATCGGCGAACTATTCGGTGCGGCGTCGCAGGATTTCCAACCGCTCGAAGACCCTTGCGATGTTTCGCAGCTCAACAACGGTACGGCCAGCCGCGCCGCGAACTGCGCGGCGCTGCTCAGCAGCCTTGGCGTCGCCAATCCGGGTGGTTTCATCGATCCCAACAGCGCCACGGTCACCGGCACTTCAGGCGGCAATCCCGATGTTCGCGAAGAAAAGGCCAAGACCTGGACCGCCGGGATCGTGCTCCAACCCGCCCCGCGCCTGCGCATGGCGTTCGATTGGTATGACATTCGCCTGACGAATGCGATCACGACCGCCGATCCGCAGGAACTGGCCGAACTTTGCGTCGATCAACCGTCGCTCGACAACCAGTTCTGCAATGCCATCGTCCGGCAGCAAGGGACCGGACGCATTACCAGCTTTACACGCATGCCGCGCAACGTTGCGCGTTTCCGCAGTGCAGGCTTGGATGTTTCGATCGACTACATCATTCCGACCGAAACGATGGGCAACTTCAATTTCCGCTTCGTAGGCGGGTATCTCGACAAGCTCGAATTCATCGCCACGCCAGGGGCGGAAGTCGATAACGACCGTGGCGAAGTGCGCAAGCCGAAGTATCAGGCTTCGCTTGATGCGACCTGGAATAAGGGACCGTTCACCCTCAATTACGGGTTGACGTGGTTCGACAAGACTCAACGCTACGAGTTGGTCGACCGGGCGGGGGATCCCGATATCGCAGCACGCAAGTATCTGGACTATAAGGCCATGTGGAAGCATGACATTTATGCCAGCTACGATTTCGAAGACCGCTTCACCCTGTTTGGCGGGGTGCGCAATTTCACCAACGAAAAGCCTGCTTATGGCTCGATCGCTTATCCGATCGATGCGGTCGGCCGGTTCTTCTACCTGGGTGTGGAAGCGAAGTTCGACAAACTGTTCTGA